In a genomic window of Gloeocapsopsis dulcis:
- the thiO gene encoding glycine oxidase ThiO, with amino-acid sequence MTTSDILIIGGGVVGLAIAVELKLRGASVTVLSRDFRAAASHAAAGMLAPQAEEIPPGAMRDLCLESRSLYPEWVDKLEQLSGVTTGYWACGILAPVYQNHSSTAADDEVAYWLERDAINLYQPGLSVDVVGGWWYPEDGQVDNRALMRSLRTAAESLGIDLQDNITVQAIQQQQRRVIGVQTSVGIYRAEHYVLAAGAWSNELLPVAVSPKKGQMLSLRVPEGNYGLPLQRVLFGSDTYIVPRRDGRIIVGATSEEVGFTPYNTSLGIQTLLQNATRLFSQLQNYPIDELWWGFRPATPDELPILGSSTCHNLTLATGHYRNGILLAPITASLIAEYIWKQKSHPLLEHFHFSRFYQENKFTLALPKSLPSQFLSPSAKMQTIEKPIENSLAEIDTPLTIAGRTFYSRLMTGTGKYRSIEQMQQSVVASGCEIVTVAVRRVQTNAPGHEGLAEALDWSKIWMLPNTAGCQTAEEAIRVARLGREMTKLLGQEDNNFVKLEVIPDAKYLLPDPIGTLEAAEKLVKEGFAVLPYINADPMLAKRLEEVGCVTVMPLASPIGSGQGLKTTANIQIIIENANVPVVVDAGIGTPSEAAQAMELGADALLINTAIAQAKNPPAMARAMSMAAIAGRLAYLAGRIPIKDYASPSSPLSGTITS; translated from the coding sequence ATGACGACAAGTGACATTTTAATTATTGGCGGCGGCGTTGTTGGTTTAGCGATCGCTGTTGAACTTAAACTACGTGGTGCTTCGGTTACGGTACTCAGTCGTGACTTTCGTGCAGCTGCAAGTCATGCGGCAGCAGGAATGCTAGCACCGCAGGCGGAGGAAATTCCTCCTGGGGCAATGCGCGATTTATGCTTAGAATCGCGATCGCTGTATCCTGAATGGGTCGATAAACTCGAACAACTTTCTGGTGTCACGACAGGATATTGGGCTTGTGGAATCTTAGCCCCTGTGTATCAAAACCATAGTAGTACGGCGGCAGACGATGAGGTTGCTTACTGGCTGGAACGCGATGCAATTAATTTATATCAACCAGGATTGAGTGTTGATGTTGTTGGTGGTTGGTGGTATCCCGAAGATGGGCAAGTTGATAATCGGGCATTGATGCGATCGCTGCGGACAGCCGCTGAGTCATTAGGTATTGATTTACAAGACAACATTACTGTACAAGCAATTCAACAACAGCAACGGCGCGTTATTGGCGTACAAACTTCGGTGGGTATCTATCGTGCTGAACATTATGTACTAGCTGCGGGTGCTTGGTCAAACGAATTATTACCCGTCGCTGTAAGTCCGAAAAAAGGGCAAATGCTATCGCTGCGAGTACCTGAAGGTAATTATGGATTACCGCTACAGCGAGTTTTGTTTGGCTCAGACACGTATATTGTGCCGCGCCGCGATGGCAGAATAATTGTTGGGGCAACGAGTGAAGAGGTTGGATTTACGCCCTACAATACCTCTTTAGGAATTCAAACTCTACTACAGAACGCAACGCGCTTATTCTCACAATTACAAAATTATCCAATTGATGAATTATGGTGGGGATTTCGTCCTGCAACACCTGATGAGTTACCAATTCTGGGTTCTAGCACTTGCCATAATTTGACGCTTGCTACTGGGCATTATCGCAATGGTATTTTATTAGCACCAATCACTGCGAGTTTAATTGCTGAGTACATTTGGAAACAAAAATCTCATCCGCTGCTAGAACATTTTCATTTCTCGCGGTTTTACCAAGAAAATAAATTTACTCTGGCGTTGCCAAAATCCTTACCAAGTCAATTTTTATCACCTTCGGCAAAAATGCAAACTATCGAAAAACCAATAGAAAATTCATTAGCAGAAATTGACACTCCTTTAACGATCGCAGGGCGGACGTTTTATTCGCGCTTGATGACAGGTACCGGGAAATATCGCAGTATTGAGCAAATGCAGCAAAGTGTTGTTGCCAGTGGTTGCGAAATTGTGACAGTTGCAGTCCGTCGCGTCCAAACTAATGCACCAGGACACGAAGGTCTAGCAGAAGCCTTGGATTGGAGTAAAATCTGGATGCTGCCCAATACTGCAGGTTGTCAAACAGCGGAAGAGGCGATTCGCGTTGCGCGTCTGGGGCGAGAGATGACGAAGTTGTTAGGACAAGAAGATAATAACTTTGTCAAGTTAGAAGTCATTCCTGATGCTAAGTATTTGTTACCCGATCCCATTGGCACATTGGAAGCCGCAGAAAAGTTGGTTAAAGAAGGCTTTGCCGTACTTCCGTACATCAATGCCGATCCGATGCTGGCTAAGCGGTTGGAAGAAGTCGGGTGTGTCACAGTTATGCCTTTGGCTTCGCCCATTGGTTCGGGGCAAGGATTGAAAACTACTGCAAATATTCAAATTATCATTGAAAATGCTAATGTTCCAGTCGTGGTAGATGCGGGAATTGGCACTCCTAGTGAAGCTGCGCAAGCAATGGAGTTAGGCGCGGATGCTTTGTTAATTAATACGGCGATCGCCCAAGCTAAAAACCCACCTGCAATGGCACGGGCAATGAGTATGGCTGCGATCGCCGGACGACTTGCCTATCTTGCTGGCAGAATTCCTATCAAGGACTATGCTAGCCCCAGTTCACCACTTTCAGGCACAATTACTAGCTAG
- the psb34 gene encoding photosystem II assembly protein Psb34 has protein sequence MPYTTEEGGRLNNFAKEPKMYAAEPPTKTQQRKFVIWGVVAAVLVSGIIFVAFSVSSVS, from the coding sequence ATGCCCTATACCACAGAAGAAGGCGGTCGTCTTAACAATTTTGCCAAAGAACCAAAGATGTATGCAGCCGAACCCCCAACTAAAACACAGCAGCGCAAGTTTGTCATCTGGGGAGTAGTAGCCGCCGTCTTAGTTAGTGGAATCATTTTTGTCGCCTTCTCGGTATCGAGCGTTAGCTAA
- a CDS encoding NAD(P)-dependent oxidoreductase: protein MKVGILGTGLMGLPMAQRLLDTNLDLIAYNRTVEKLTPLKEAGAEIATHPQAVIQAAECIILMLTDATAIRSVLFPDSSQELAGRTVIQMGTISPTDSKEIRDEVIAAKGEYLEAPVLGSIPEATAGKLIVMVGATAEQFQHWLPLLQNFGSEPLHIGEVGTAAAVKLALNQLIASLTTAFAQSLGLIQRQGINIELFMQILRNSALYAPTFEKKLSRMVERNYDNPNFPTKHLLKDINLFIAEAQASGLNVSGIAGVQQIIEVALSQGFSDTDYSALFSVVNPE from the coding sequence ATGAAAGTAGGAATTCTTGGTACTGGACTCATGGGACTTCCCATGGCACAAAGATTATTAGATACAAATCTAGACCTTATTGCCTACAACCGTACCGTAGAAAAGTTGACACCACTCAAAGAAGCTGGTGCAGAAATTGCAACGCATCCTCAAGCAGTCATTCAAGCAGCAGAATGTATCATTTTAATGCTGACAGATGCTACCGCGATTCGTAGCGTACTTTTTCCAGACTCTTCTCAAGAGTTAGCAGGAAGAACAGTTATTCAAATGGGAACAATTTCTCCTACCGATAGCAAAGAAATTCGCGACGAAGTTATTGCAGCTAAAGGTGAATATTTAGAAGCACCTGTTTTAGGTAGTATCCCTGAAGCAACCGCAGGAAAGTTAATTGTCATGGTAGGCGCAACCGCAGAACAATTTCAACATTGGTTGCCATTATTGCAAAACTTTGGTTCCGAACCACTGCATATTGGTGAAGTTGGGACAGCTGCTGCGGTTAAACTCGCACTCAATCAACTCATTGCGTCTCTGACAACAGCCTTTGCTCAAAGTTTAGGACTCATTCAACGTCAGGGAATCAATATTGAATTATTTATGCAAATTCTCCGTAATAGTGCGCTATATGCGCCAACGTTTGAGAAAAAACTATCAAGAATGGTCGAGCGTAATTACGACAATCCCAATTTTCCAACAAAACATTTACTAAAAGATATCAACTTATTTATTGCTGAAGCGCAAGCCTCTGGTTTAAATGTGAGTGGTATCGCAGGAGTACAACAAATTATCGAAGTTGCACTTAGTCAAGGTTTCTCTGATACAGATTATTCCGCGCTATTTTCTGTTGTCAATCCTGAGTAA
- a CDS encoding peptide chain release factor 1 gives MHDPLRSLKFLPWRSLLQVSLLVAVVVIVLDFLLVLGYIQSNVFQRLLMLVYAPPLGIVISLAISVGLGALGVYLLERFYRLVSINTGSLWALVLCLAVVLFLKTLLPLPAVLFNLNQAGLIGIIIGVFWKGRPYWR, from the coding sequence ATGCACGATCCTCTGCGTAGTTTAAAGTTTTTACCCTGGCGATCGCTATTGCAAGTTTCGCTGCTAGTTGCTGTCGTTGTCATCGTTTTAGACTTTCTCCTTGTTCTGGGATACATTCAATCAAATGTATTTCAACGTTTACTCATGCTGGTATACGCCCCACCACTGGGGATCGTCATCTCTTTGGCAATATCAGTAGGGCTTGGTGCATTAGGAGTTTATTTACTTGAGCGCTTTTATCGCTTAGTATCAATCAACACAGGCTCTTTATGGGCATTAGTTCTATGTTTAGCTGTAGTGCTATTTCTCAAAACACTTCTACCACTACCAGCAGTCTTATTTAACTTAAACCAAGCAGGTTTAATCGGAATTATTATTGGCGTATTCTGGAAAGGTCGTCCCTACTGGCGCTAG
- a CDS encoding alpha/beta fold hydrolase, translating into MYTTDWKHDYITTNGIKLHYVTQGEGPLMLMLHGFPEFWYSWRHQIPEFAKDYKVVALDLRGYNDSDKPKQQSAYVMREFIQDIKGVITGLGYDKCILVGHDWGGAIAWSFAHTHPEMVERLIVMNIPHPAKFAEGLRTPQQLMRSSYMFLFQLPWLPEMLLQASDYQVIETAFKGMAVDKSTFTQADIDAYKDAASKRGALTAILNYYRNVWQQGLLNHNWDVLEVPTLLIWGESDTALGKELTYGTDKYVRNLQIKYIPNCSHWVQQEKPQIVNQYMREFLA; encoded by the coding sequence ATGTATACAACCGACTGGAAACACGACTACATCACTACCAACGGCATCAAACTGCACTACGTCACCCAAGGAGAGGGTCCCTTAATGCTAATGTTGCATGGGTTTCCAGAATTTTGGTACTCCTGGCGACATCAAATACCAGAATTTGCTAAAGATTATAAAGTCGTTGCCTTAGACTTACGCGGTTACAACGATAGCGACAAACCAAAACAGCAGTCAGCGTATGTCATGCGTGAATTTATTCAAGATATTAAAGGTGTTATTACCGGACTTGGATACGACAAGTGTATTTTAGTCGGACACGATTGGGGAGGTGCAATTGCTTGGAGTTTTGCCCACACTCACCCTGAAATGGTAGAACGTCTGATTGTCATGAACATACCCCACCCAGCCAAATTTGCTGAGGGACTACGCACACCACAACAACTGATGCGTAGTTCTTATATGTTTCTCTTTCAGTTACCTTGGCTACCAGAAATGTTGCTTCAAGCATCAGACTACCAAGTAATTGAGACAGCTTTCAAGGGCATGGCAGTCGATAAAAGCACTTTTACCCAAGCAGATATAGATGCCTACAAAGATGCAGCCAGCAAACGCGGTGCTTTAACAGCAATACTCAATTATTACCGTAACGTATGGCAACAAGGATTACTTAACCACAACTGGGATGTTTTAGAAGTTCCGACATTACTCATTTGGGGCGAAAGCGATACTGCACTTGGCAAAGAACTTACCTACGGTACAGATAAGTACGTGAGAAACTTACAAATTAAATACATTCCCAACTGTAGCCACTGGGTACAGCAAGAAAAACCTCAGATTGTTAATCAATATATGCGCGAGTTTCTAGCTTAG
- a CDS encoding glycoside hydrolase family 10 protein, with the protein MAIRGVWITSTDSQVLHSRQNIAEAMAFLAQTGFNVVFPDVWNKGFTLYPSQIMRSLFDIEINPQYQDRDPLAEIIVEARRVGIKVIPWFEYGFASSYNANGGTILAKKPEWVARDINGNLLKKNGFEWMNALDPQVQEFMLSLVLEVVQNYDIDGIQGDDRLPALPCEGGYDSNTVERYRQTFNCHPPQNPKERQWLQWRADILTNFLARLYQEVKAINPNLIVSMSPNIYDWGLKEYLQDSQAWLERGLVDIIHPQIYRRDFASYKQVVDRVTQQFNREQLAKLSPGILIKLGSYRINAEHLRQAIAYNRSCGIQGEVFFFYEGLREDNDALGKVLRSLPYTDYSTQPASDLNRGIQGLLRFLRNRF; encoded by the coding sequence ATGGCGATTCGAGGTGTTTGGATAACTAGTACTGATAGTCAGGTGCTTCATTCGCGGCAGAATATTGCTGAAGCAATGGCGTTTTTAGCACAGACAGGGTTTAATGTTGTGTTTCCCGATGTTTGGAATAAAGGATTTACGCTTTACCCTAGTCAAATTATGCGATCGCTGTTTGATATAGAAATCAACCCACAGTATCAAGATAGAGATCCTTTAGCAGAAATTATTGTCGAGGCGCGGCGGGTTGGTATTAAAGTTATTCCGTGGTTTGAATACGGTTTTGCCAGTTCTTACAATGCCAACGGCGGCACGATCCTCGCGAAAAAACCTGAGTGGGTGGCGCGGGATATTAACGGTAATTTACTCAAAAAAAATGGCTTTGAGTGGATGAACGCGCTTGATCCGCAGGTGCAAGAGTTTATGCTAAGTTTGGTATTGGAAGTCGTTCAAAACTACGATATTGATGGAATTCAAGGCGATGATCGATTACCTGCATTACCGTGTGAAGGCGGTTACGATTCAAATACTGTAGAGCGTTATCGTCAAACTTTTAATTGTCATCCACCGCAAAATCCAAAAGAGCGTCAATGGTTACAATGGCGGGCAGATATTCTGACAAATTTTTTAGCACGTCTCTATCAAGAAGTCAAAGCTATTAATCCTAATTTAATAGTATCAATGTCCCCAAATATTTATGATTGGGGGTTAAAAGAATACCTCCAAGATTCTCAAGCTTGGTTAGAACGTGGTTTAGTCGATATCATCCATCCCCAAATTTATCGCCGCGACTTTGCGAGTTATAAACAAGTTGTCGATCGAGTCACGCAGCAGTTTAATCGCGAACAATTAGCAAAGCTGTCTCCAGGAATTTTAATTAAGCTGGGTTCTTATCGCATCAATGCAGAACATTTGCGACAGGCGATCGCCTACAATCGGAGTTGTGGCATTCAAGGTGAAGTGTTCTTCTTTTACGAAGGGCTACGCGAGGATAATGATGCTTTGGGAAAGGTTTTGCGATCGCTGCCCTATACTGACTACAGCACACAACCCGCCTCAGACTTGAATCGAGGCATTCAAGGTTTACTGAGGTTTTTACGAAATCGCTTTTAA
- a CDS encoding DUF2358 domain-containing protein, with the protein MNPEYQSQIEKVIATLKQDLPTLFEQDISYDIYTKDIYFQDPVNKFKGKLNYRIIFWTLRFHGQLFFTEIHFDLHDVYQAEADTIMANWTVRGVLRVPWKADIFFNGYSTYKLTEECLIYEHIDRWDRKPSEILQQFFQKGKI; encoded by the coding sequence ATGAACCCAGAATATCAATCCCAAATCGAAAAAGTCATTGCCACACTCAAACAGGATTTACCAACACTTTTTGAGCAGGATATTTCCTATGATATTTATACCAAAGATATTTACTTTCAAGATCCAGTTAACAAATTCAAAGGAAAATTAAACTACCGCATTATCTTTTGGACATTACGATTTCACGGTCAGCTATTTTTCACTGAAATTCACTTCGATCTGCATGACGTATATCAAGCCGAAGCAGATACTATTATGGCTAATTGGACAGTTCGTGGTGTGTTGCGCGTACCCTGGAAAGCCGATATTTTCTTCAATGGTTACTCAACCTACAAACTCACTGAAGAATGTTTGATATACGAACACATAGATCGCTGGGATCGTAAACCCAGCGAGATTCTACAGCAGTTTTTTCAAAAGGGAAAAATTTAG
- the uvrA gene encoding excinuclease ABC subunit UvrA, producing the protein MSHPAETLDTLDANGHRPLSADRASQNTIRIRGARQHNLKNIDLELPRDRLIVFTGVSGSGKSSLAFDTIFAEGQRRYVESLSAYARQFLGQLDKPDVEAIEGLSPAISIDQKSTSHNPRSTVGTVTEIYDYLRLLFGRAGKPHCPICDRSIAPQTIDEMSDRIMELPDRTRFQILAPVVRGKKGTHRKLLSSLASEGFARVRINGEVRELSDSIELDKNQTHNIEVVVDRLIKKPGITERLTDSLTTCLRRSEGIAVIEILDRSEADANNVIMHPTATQMKAAEESTAYVTSPLEKEIVFSENFACPEHGAVMEELSPRLFSFNSPYGACPHCHGLGSLRTFSPELVIPDPSQPVYAAIAPWSEKDNSYYLSLLYSVGQAFGFEIKTLWKHLTPEQQQVILHGAEQPIWNHDRNDYRRYAGVIPILQRQYNDASELIKQKLEQYLVNQPCEVCQGQRLKPEALAVRLGQHRILDLTGVSIRDCQQRIHNLKLSDRQMQIADLVLREIKARLQFLLDVGLDYLTLDRPAMTLSGGEAQRIRLATQIGSGLTGVLYVLDEPSIGLHQRDNGRLLKTLTRLRDLGNTLIVVEHDEETIRAADHVVDIGPGAGIHGGNIIAQGDLQALLAAQDSLTGAYLSGRQAIATPAQRREGNGRSLVMKNAYRNNLRNIDVEIPLGKLVCVTGVSGSGKSTLINELLYPTLQHHLTRKVPFPQHIDTVQGLDAVDKAIVIDQSPIGRTPRSNPATYTGVFDAIRDVFSQTIEAKARGYKPGQFSFNVKGGRCEACSGQGVNVIEMNFLPDVYVQCEVCKGARYNRETLQVKYKGKSIADVLDMTVEESLEVFQNIPKAFTRLQTLVDVGLGYIKLGQPATTLSGGEAQRVKLATELSRRATGKTLYLIDEPTTGLSFYDVHKLLDVLQRLVDKGNSILVIEHNLDVIRCSDWIIDLGPDGGDKGGELVAAGTPESVAENPHSYTGQYIKQVLQQHPLAK; encoded by the coding sequence ATGTCTCACCCTGCTGAAACCTTAGACACGCTGGATGCAAATGGGCATCGTCCCCTTAGTGCCGATCGCGCTAGTCAGAATACGATCCGTATCCGTGGGGCTAGACAGCATAATCTCAAGAATATTGATTTAGAGTTACCACGCGATCGCTTGATCGTGTTCACTGGTGTATCTGGTTCAGGTAAGTCTTCCTTGGCGTTTGATACAATTTTTGCCGAGGGACAGCGACGTTATGTAGAATCTCTCAGTGCCTATGCAAGACAGTTTTTAGGGCAACTCGATAAGCCTGACGTCGAAGCCATTGAGGGTTTAAGCCCTGCGATTTCAATTGACCAAAAATCAACTTCCCATAATCCGCGTTCTACTGTAGGAACAGTAACAGAAATTTACGATTACTTGCGGTTATTGTTTGGACGTGCTGGGAAACCCCATTGTCCGATCTGCGATCGCTCAATTGCACCACAGACAATTGATGAGATGAGCGATCGCATTATGGAATTACCCGATCGTACTCGGTTTCAAATTCTCGCACCAGTAGTACGGGGTAAAAAAGGAACACATCGCAAACTCTTATCTAGCCTTGCTTCCGAAGGATTTGCCCGCGTTCGGATTAATGGTGAAGTCCGCGAACTCAGCGACTCGATTGAACTTGATAAAAATCAAACGCATAATATTGAAGTTGTGGTTGACCGCCTGATTAAAAAACCAGGTATTACAGAACGTTTGACTGATTCGTTAACCACTTGTCTGCGACGTTCCGAGGGTATTGCGGTTATTGAAATTCTAGATCGCTCCGAAGCAGATGCTAATAACGTGATTATGCATCCCACTGCGACACAGATGAAAGCAGCGGAGGAATCTACAGCATACGTCACATCACCCTTAGAAAAAGAAATCGTCTTTTCTGAAAACTTTGCCTGTCCCGAACATGGCGCGGTAATGGAAGAACTGTCACCACGGTTATTTTCGTTTAATTCGCCGTATGGTGCGTGTCCGCACTGTCATGGATTAGGTAGCTTGCGGACATTTTCACCAGAATTAGTCATTCCCGATCCATCACAACCAGTTTATGCGGCGATCGCCCCGTGGTCAGAAAAAGACAATTCCTACTATCTTTCCTTACTCTATAGTGTAGGGCAAGCTTTTGGGTTTGAAATCAAAACGCTGTGGAAACACTTAACGCCCGAACAGCAACAAGTGATTTTGCATGGTGCGGAACAACCGATTTGGAACCACGATCGCAACGACTACCGCCGTTATGCAGGCGTTATTCCGATTTTACAGCGGCAATATAATGATGCTTCAGAACTAATTAAACAAAAACTCGAACAGTATCTTGTCAACCAACCTTGCGAAGTTTGTCAAGGACAACGCTTAAAACCCGAAGCCCTCGCAGTTCGCTTAGGACAACATCGTATTCTCGATCTCACAGGAGTTTCGATTCGCGATTGTCAGCAGCGCATTCATAATTTAAAACTCAGCGATCGCCAAATGCAAATTGCAGATTTGGTACTCCGCGAAATTAAAGCACGCTTGCAGTTTCTTTTGGATGTAGGGTTAGATTACCTGACATTAGATCGTCCAGCAATGACGCTTTCGGGAGGAGAAGCCCAACGCATTCGCTTAGCAACGCAAATTGGTTCAGGACTCACGGGCGTACTCTATGTCTTAGATGAACCGAGTATTGGATTGCATCAACGTGACAACGGACGCTTGCTAAAAACTTTGACGCGATTACGCGATTTGGGTAATACCTTGATTGTCGTCGAACATGATGAAGAAACAATTCGTGCGGCGGATCATGTTGTCGATATTGGTCCTGGTGCGGGGATTCATGGTGGTAATATTATTGCCCAAGGTGACTTGCAAGCATTACTAGCAGCCCAAGATTCGCTGACAGGTGCGTATTTATCAGGGCGACAGGCGATCGCAACACCTGCACAGCGGCGCGAGGGTAACGGGCGATCGCTTGTCATGAAAAACGCCTACCGCAATAACTTAAGAAATATTGATGTTGAGATTCCCCTCGGTAAACTTGTTTGCGTGACTGGGGTTTCGGGTTCTGGTAAATCGACACTAATTAACGAATTACTTTATCCCACTTTACAACATCACCTCACGCGCAAAGTTCCGTTTCCGCAACACATTGATACGGTTCAGGGATTGGACGCAGTTGATAAAGCTATAGTTATCGATCAATCTCCCATTGGGCGGACACCACGTTCTAACCCCGCTACCTATACGGGCGTTTTTGATGCAATTCGAGATGTTTTTAGTCAAACAATTGAAGCGAAAGCTAGAGGTTATAAACCTGGACAATTTTCATTTAATGTCAAAGGTGGACGCTGCGAAGCCTGTAGCGGACAAGGTGTAAATGTCATTGAAATGAACTTTCTTCCTGATGTTTATGTGCAGTGTGAAGTTTGTAAAGGTGCGCGGTATAACCGCGAAACATTGCAAGTCAAATACAAGGGAAAATCGATTGCTGATGTTCTTGATATGACAGTGGAAGAAAGCTTAGAAGTTTTCCAAAATATTCCTAAAGCTTTTACACGATTGCAAACATTAGTTGATGTCGGATTAGGATATATCAAACTTGGTCAACCTGCAACAACGTTATCTGGTGGTGAAGCGCAGCGGGTGAAATTAGCAACCGAGTTATCGCGTCGTGCAACAGGAAAAACTTTGTATTTAATTGATGAACCAACAACAGGTTTATCATTTTATGATGTGCATAAATTGTTAGATGTTTTGCAACGTTTGGTAGATAAAGGTAATTCAATTTTAGTGATTGAACACAATTTAGATGTGATTCGTTGTAGCGATTGGATTATTGATTTGGGACCCGATGGCGGCGATAAAGGTGGAGAATTAGTTGCAGCAGGTACACCGGAGTCAGTAGCAGAGAATCCACACTCTTATACAGGACAATATATTAAGCAGGTTTTGCAGCAGCATCCATTAGCCAAATGA
- a CDS encoding antibiotic biosynthesis monooxygenase → MNSNGTYTRQDCAASRLVRTEISVLNEPLTLDTDAESDQVTAIISHIIRPGREQGYEEWFHGIATAARKFKGHLGVNVIRPRDREHLEYVAIVRFDRYSNLKTWLESDIRREWIERLQPLIEKPEAVQTLTGLETWFTLSDKPLKSLPPRYKMALITWLGVFITLAILSRLLSPLSGLPVLLHQLITTGLVVALLTYLVMPRLTQLFRQWLYPKA, encoded by the coding sequence GTGAATTCAAACGGGACATACACGCGGCAAGATTGTGCTGCAAGTCGTTTAGTAAGGACGGAAATTTCTGTGTTAAACGAACCTTTAACCCTCGATACGGATGCAGAAAGCGATCAGGTGACGGCCATCATTTCCCATATTATCCGACCAGGACGGGAGCAGGGCTACGAAGAATGGTTTCACGGCATCGCTACAGCTGCCCGTAAGTTCAAAGGACATTTAGGAGTGAATGTGATTCGACCGCGTGATCGCGAACATCTTGAGTATGTTGCCATTGTTCGATTTGACCGCTACAGCAATCTCAAAACGTGGCTGGAGTCAGATATTCGGCGAGAATGGATTGAGCGATTGCAGCCGCTGATTGAAAAACCTGAAGCTGTTCAAACCCTGACTGGACTGGAGACGTGGTTTACGCTGTCTGACAAACCGCTGAAATCTCTGCCTCCTCGCTACAAGATGGCATTGATAACGTGGTTGGGAGTGTTTATCACTCTCGCAATCCTCAGTCGCCTACTCTCGCCGCTGTCCGGATTGCCTGTATTACTCCACCAATTAATCACAACTGGACTCGTAGTAGCCCTTCTCACCTATTTAGTCATGCCACGCTTGACGCAGTTATTTCGGCAGTGGCTATATCCCAAAGCTTAA
- the ycaC gene encoding isochorismate family cysteine hydrolase YcaC: protein MSIFKYNRLDKDNAAVLLVDHQTGLFSLVRDFAAADFKNNVLALASAAKFFNLPTVLTTSFEQGPNGPILPELKEKFPDAPYIPRPGQINAWDNEDFVKAVEATGRKQLIIAGIVTDVCVAFCALSAIEAGYDVFVVTDASGTFNEVCRDAAWNRMASAGVQLVNWFSVVCELHRDWRNDITGLGSLLAGYIPDYQNLMTSYAVKQ from the coding sequence ATGTCTATATTCAAATACAATCGTCTAGATAAAGATAATGCTGCGGTTTTACTGGTTGATCATCAGACTGGACTGTTTTCACTGGTGCGTGACTTTGCCGCCGCTGACTTCAAAAACAATGTGCTAGCGCTTGCCAGCGCAGCCAAGTTTTTCAATCTTCCTACCGTTTTAACGACCAGCTTTGAGCAGGGTCCGAATGGACCCATCCTGCCCGAACTGAAAGAGAAGTTTCCTGATGCGCCATACATTCCTCGCCCTGGACAAATTAATGCCTGGGACAACGAGGATTTCGTCAAAGCAGTTGAGGCGACAGGTCGCAAACAACTCATCATTGCTGGCATCGTTACGGATGTTTGTGTCGCATTTTGCGCTTTATCTGCGATCGAAGCTGGATATGATGTGTTCGTCGTCACCGACGCATCGGGCACGTTCAATGAAGTTTGCCGTGACGCTGCTTGGAATCGTATGGCTAGTGCTGGAGTTCAACTAGTCAACTGGTTCAGTGTAGTGTGCGAACTGCATCGTGATTGGCGTAACGATATCACTGGTTTGGGTAGTCTGTTGGCGGGTTACATTCCTGATTACCAAAACTTGATGACTAGTTATGCCGTGAAGCAGTAG